A section of the Microbacterium sp. MM2322 genome encodes:
- a CDS encoding ATP-binding protein gives MAPEVATAGMLTIPPDSTFFSRERVERILAFVIAVGSAVLGLQSLFHAVGSTQEEPTWNLILAGVTFGPLLLMIVAGIVGRFYRPLAVVFAIVFPLVLLAWPFATAGRDASGSGEPWIWYLLNVATVATALAFPLVLQYAWCALVPILYGFVRLIQVGADVETVILVSRQVVYAIILAVVMIMIGWMLRLLAERLDRTREDAVRSYAAAAAADAVEQERISVAALMHDSVLAALIAAERASTPRERDLAVGMARDALTRLANADRDAEEGPDEPVEPMFLVDGIRAAAAEHDLDLDVRIALDPRAQLLPGRVARALVLAAAQAVVNAIEHADAAGLHAEVTADDRRVVVRILDAGEGFDVQAVPEDRLGISGSIVARVAAVGGQARVRSSRRGTVVDLRWEYPR, from the coding sequence GTGGCGCCTGAGGTCGCGACAGCGGGCATGCTGACGATCCCGCCCGACTCGACCTTCTTCTCCCGCGAGCGCGTCGAGCGCATCCTCGCGTTCGTCATCGCCGTGGGGTCCGCGGTTCTCGGTCTTCAGTCGCTCTTCCATGCCGTCGGCTCGACGCAGGAGGAGCCGACGTGGAATCTCATCCTCGCCGGTGTCACCTTCGGCCCTCTCCTCCTCATGATCGTGGCCGGCATCGTCGGCCGCTTCTACCGTCCGCTCGCGGTCGTCTTTGCGATCGTCTTCCCCCTGGTGCTCCTCGCCTGGCCTTTCGCGACGGCGGGGCGGGACGCGTCCGGTTCCGGCGAGCCGTGGATCTGGTACCTGCTGAACGTCGCGACCGTCGCCACGGCCCTGGCCTTCCCGCTGGTGCTCCAGTACGCGTGGTGTGCGCTGGTGCCGATTCTGTACGGCTTCGTTCGTCTCATCCAGGTCGGAGCCGACGTCGAAACCGTCATCCTGGTGTCGCGTCAGGTCGTCTACGCGATCATCCTCGCCGTCGTCATGATCATGATCGGGTGGATGCTGCGCCTCCTCGCCGAACGCCTCGACCGCACGCGTGAGGACGCAGTACGTTCGTACGCGGCAGCGGCCGCCGCGGATGCCGTCGAGCAGGAGCGGATCTCGGTCGCCGCGCTGATGCACGACAGCGTGCTGGCGGCCCTCATCGCCGCCGAGCGCGCGTCCACCCCGCGCGAGCGAGATCTCGCCGTGGGTATGGCGCGCGACGCTCTCACGCGGCTGGCCAACGCCGACCGCGACGCGGAGGAGGGTCCGGACGAACCCGTCGAGCCGATGTTCCTCGTGGACGGAATCCGAGCGGCCGCCGCTGAGCACGACCTCGACCTCGACGTGCGGATCGCGCTCGACCCCCGTGCACAGTTGCTCCCGGGTCGTGTCGCACGCGCCCTCGTGCTCGCCGCGGCACAGGCGGTCGTGAACGCGATCGAGCACGCCGACGCCGCCGGGTTGCACGCGGAGGTGACCGCCGACGACCGTCGCGTGGTCGTGAGGATCCTCGATGCCGGCGAAGGGTTCGACGTGCAGGCGGTGCCCGAGGATCGCCTCGGCATCAGCGGATCGATCGTCGCCCGTGTCGCCGCGGTCGGCGGACAGGCCCGCGTCCGCAGCTCGCGTCGGGGCACGGTCGTCGACCTGCGATGGGAGTACCCGCGATGA
- a CDS encoding PH domain-containing protein — MSQSTAYPGRPRTPAPGATAPELVIARLRRHARRLIWPALALIAASGATGYFSGNLPGPLEDWMLWVAAALVILLLVVVPYLRWLSHTYTVTTRRVIERAGLVNRRRTDIPHARGYTISERRGPVQRMWGSGTLILANGVDEPLRLLDIPSVRLVHETLADQVEVSQILAHRDSHSIPIVGSDD, encoded by the coding sequence GTGAGCCAGTCGACCGCGTACCCGGGCCGTCCCCGGACGCCCGCGCCGGGTGCCACCGCGCCCGAGCTCGTGATCGCGCGACTGCGGCGCCACGCCCGCCGCCTCATCTGGCCGGCCCTCGCGCTGATCGCTGCATCGGGCGCGACCGGGTACTTCAGCGGCAACCTGCCCGGCCCCTTAGAGGACTGGATGCTGTGGGTCGCCGCCGCACTCGTAATCCTCCTCCTCGTCGTCGTCCCCTACCTCCGCTGGCTTTCTCACACGTACACCGTGACGACGAGGCGGGTCATTGAACGGGCGGGTCTGGTGAACCGTCGCCGCACCGACATCCCGCACGCCCGCGGCTACACGATCTCCGAGCGCCGCGGTCCGGTTCAGCGGATGTGGGGGAGCGGCACACTGATCCTCGCCAACGGCGTCGATGAACCGCTCCGACTCCTCGACATCCCCTCGGTCCGGCTCGTGCACGAGACGCTGGCGGATCAGGTCGAGGTCAGCCAGATCCTCGCGCACCGCGATTCACACAGCATCCCGATCGTCGGCTCCGACGACTGA
- a CDS encoding biotin--[acetyl-CoA-carboxylase] ligase, with protein sequence MSIPENGYPRAAAISPRLHIAPSVDSTNKKLLTDAFDDPDGHPHLSVVVTRDQRAGRGRLDRTWVTPPDSALAVSVLLRVEALPVATRGWIPLVAGAAMTAAVQAQLNDREVGLKWPNDVLVGGLKICGILAEVMPGDPHSVVVGAGVNTRMTAAELPVPTATSFAALARTADEDRLLADYLTGLRDAIAALAVGGTTADAAKQAVWTACSTIGADVSVSLPDGVSLIGSAQGIDDEGRLIVDAAGVTHVVSAGDVVHVR encoded by the coding sequence ATGTCGATCCCCGAGAACGGATACCCCCGAGCTGCCGCGATCAGCCCCCGACTCCACATCGCCCCGAGCGTCGACTCGACCAACAAGAAGCTGTTGACGGACGCGTTCGACGATCCCGATGGGCATCCCCACCTCTCCGTCGTCGTCACCCGCGACCAGCGCGCCGGACGCGGGCGTCTCGACCGGACGTGGGTCACTCCGCCGGACTCGGCACTCGCCGTCTCCGTCCTATTGCGCGTCGAAGCCCTCCCCGTCGCGACCCGCGGCTGGATCCCGCTCGTGGCGGGCGCGGCCATGACGGCCGCCGTCCAGGCGCAGCTGAACGACCGTGAGGTCGGACTGAAGTGGCCGAACGACGTGCTCGTGGGAGGCCTGAAGATCTGCGGCATCCTCGCCGAGGTCATGCCCGGCGACCCGCACAGCGTCGTCGTGGGCGCGGGCGTCAACACGCGGATGACCGCTGCGGAGCTGCCCGTTCCCACGGCGACGTCGTTCGCTGCGCTCGCGCGCACCGCCGATGAGGACCGCCTCCTCGCCGACTACCTCACCGGCCTTCGCGACGCCATTGCCGCCCTTGCGGTCGGCGGGACGACGGCGGATGCCGCGAAGCAGGCGGTCTGGACCGCATGCAGCACCATCGGCGCCGACGTCTCGGTCTCCCTCCCCGACGGCGTGTCCCTCATCGGGTCCGCGCAGGGGATCGACGACGAAGGCCGGCTGATCGTCGACGCCGCCGGCGTCACTCACGTCGTGTCCGCCGGCGACGTCGTGCACGTCCGGTGA
- the purE gene encoding 5-(carboxyamino)imidazole ribonucleotide mutase, whose amino-acid sequence MGSDSDWRVMSDASQVLTDFGIAHEVEVVSAHRTPDKLLRYGREARGRGMRAIIAGAGGAAHLPGMLASVTTLPVIGVPVQLATLDGLDSLLSIVQMPAGIPVATVSINGAKNAGLLAVRLLGSADAEIADRVAAYAADLETQVEEKNRRLKDSL is encoded by the coding sequence ATGGGTTCCGACTCGGACTGGCGCGTGATGTCCGACGCCTCGCAGGTGCTGACCGACTTCGGAATCGCACACGAGGTGGAGGTCGTCTCCGCGCATCGCACCCCGGACAAGCTGCTCCGCTACGGGCGTGAGGCCAGGGGGAGGGGCATGCGCGCGATCATCGCCGGCGCCGGCGGGGCCGCGCACCTGCCGGGCATGCTCGCCTCGGTCACGACACTGCCGGTGATCGGCGTCCCCGTGCAGCTCGCGACCCTCGACGGCCTCGATTCGCTGCTCAGCATCGTGCAGATGCCGGCCGGGATCCCGGTGGCCACCGTCTCGATCAACGGGGCGAAGAACGCAGGCCTCCTCGCCGTCCGTCTGCTCGGCTCAGCCGACGCAGAGATCGCCGACCGTGTCGCCGCGTACGCCGCGGATCTCGAGACGCAGGTCGAAGAGAAAAACCGGCGCCTCAAGGATTCCCTGTGA
- a CDS encoding TRAM domain-containing protein encodes MQPGDLLDLDITAVAHGGVFVARHENRVVFVTDAIPGERVRVALTDTKKASFWRGDTVEVLDASPHRRPHVWAPADVSVSPEDRPGGADFGHIDLAHQRELKAEVLRDALARFAGSDAPVTIEPPLPQTKGDRLVEESADGTGWRTRVSLHVDDEGRIGPFAARSHRVIPVDELPLATQGLNRAMARRSGGSAGRLDLVQPADGRVRVISRPEHTRTRRPTPVDPAAREVVVETVGERQFQVDAGGFWQVHRLAAGTLHDAVADAVADAVDPEGWHLDLYGGVGLLAASVAGVGGPTTRITSVESDARATEHAGENLAAWIGARAETARVDRWLANLVETATPAQLARLARGTVVLDPPRAGAGRDVVERLVALSPERIVYVACDPVALARDLGTFAAHGYTTPSVRAFDLFPHSHHVEAIAVLTR; translated from the coding sequence ATGCAACCCGGAGACCTCCTCGACCTCGACATCACGGCCGTCGCACACGGCGGCGTCTTCGTCGCCCGCCACGAGAACCGGGTCGTCTTCGTCACCGACGCGATCCCCGGCGAACGCGTGCGCGTCGCCCTCACCGACACGAAGAAGGCCTCGTTCTGGCGTGGCGACACCGTCGAGGTGCTGGATGCCTCACCGCACCGCCGTCCGCACGTCTGGGCACCCGCCGATGTGAGCGTGTCGCCCGAGGATCGACCGGGGGGAGCGGATTTCGGGCACATCGACCTGGCGCACCAGCGGGAGCTCAAGGCCGAGGTCCTCCGCGACGCGCTCGCGCGTTTCGCCGGGTCGGACGCTCCGGTCACGATCGAGCCGCCGCTGCCGCAGACGAAGGGGGACCGCCTGGTCGAGGAGTCCGCCGACGGGACCGGCTGGCGCACCCGCGTGAGCCTCCACGTCGACGATGAGGGACGCATCGGCCCTTTCGCGGCACGCAGTCACCGCGTCATCCCCGTGGACGAGCTGCCGCTGGCCACGCAGGGGCTGAATCGCGCGATGGCCCGGCGCAGCGGCGGTTCCGCCGGGCGGCTGGACCTCGTGCAGCCTGCCGATGGACGTGTGCGCGTCATCTCACGGCCCGAGCACACCCGCACCCGGCGTCCGACTCCCGTCGATCCTGCCGCGCGCGAAGTGGTGGTGGAGACGGTCGGCGAGCGGCAGTTCCAGGTGGATGCCGGTGGTTTCTGGCAGGTCCATCGCCTGGCCGCCGGCACTCTCCACGATGCGGTCGCGGACGCCGTCGCCGACGCCGTGGACCCCGAAGGGTGGCACCTCGATCTCTACGGCGGGGTCGGCCTCCTGGCGGCATCCGTCGCGGGCGTGGGCGGCCCGACCACGCGGATCACCTCGGTCGAATCCGACGCGCGCGCGACCGAGCATGCGGGGGAGAACCTGGCTGCGTGGATCGGTGCGCGTGCCGAGACGGCTCGCGTCGATCGCTGGCTCGCGAACCTCGTCGAGACCGCGACACCTGCACAGCTCGCACGGCTCGCCCGCGGCACCGTGGTCCTCGACCCGCCCCGCGCGGGCGCCGGCAGAGACGTCGTCGAACGACTCGTCGCACTGTCGCCCGAGCGGATCGTCTACGTCGCCTGCGACCCGGTCGCCCTGGCTCGCGACCTCGGGACGTTCGCCGCTCACGGGTACACGACGCCGTCGGTGCGCGCGTTCGACCTGTTCCCGCACTCGCATCACGTCGAGGCGATCGCCGTCCTGACACGCTGA
- a CDS encoding acyl-CoA carboxylase subunit beta produces the protein MERVTDQPDLFTTAGKIADLRARYEEAVVSAEETARTKQGAKGKLTARQRIELLVDPGSFVELDEYVRHRTTAFGMDRSRPYGDSVVTGTGTIHGRTVAVYSQDFTTFGGSLGEVAGEKIIKVMELALRSGIPIIGILDSGGARIQEGVVALGKYGEIFRLNTAASGVIPQISLIMGPAAGGAVYSPALTDFVIMVDKTSQMFVTGPDVIKTVTGEDVGMEELGGAHTHNTRSGVAHYLAEDEDDAIDYARTLIGFLPDNNMSDAPGYESVFEFETTDSDRVLNTVIPDSANQPYDIHEVISHIVDAGDFLEVQPLFAPNIVIGFGRIEGRTVGIIANQPSQMAGTLNIDAGEKASRFVRFCDAFSIPILTLVDVPGYLPGTDQEWTGVIRRGAKLLYAYAEATVPLVTVILRKAYGGAYIVMGSKQLGADINLAWPTAEIAVMGGQGAVNILYRGEIKRAEEAGEDVAAVRTRLANEYTYNVASPFLAAERGELDGIIEPAQTRVAVAKALRALRGKRASQPAKKHGNIPL, from the coding sequence GTGGAACGCGTGACCGATCAGCCCGACCTGTTCACGACCGCCGGCAAGATCGCCGACCTGCGTGCACGCTATGAAGAAGCCGTCGTCTCCGCTGAGGAGACCGCCCGCACCAAGCAGGGCGCGAAGGGGAAGCTCACCGCGCGTCAGCGGATCGAGCTGCTCGTCGACCCCGGCTCGTTCGTCGAGCTCGACGAGTACGTCCGGCACCGGACCACGGCGTTCGGGATGGACCGATCCCGTCCCTACGGCGATTCCGTCGTCACCGGCACCGGCACGATCCACGGACGCACGGTCGCGGTGTACTCGCAGGACTTCACGACCTTCGGCGGATCGCTCGGCGAGGTCGCGGGCGAGAAGATCATCAAGGTCATGGAGCTCGCCCTCCGCAGCGGCATTCCGATCATCGGCATCCTCGACTCGGGCGGCGCCCGCATCCAGGAGGGTGTGGTCGCACTCGGCAAGTACGGCGAGATCTTCCGTCTGAACACCGCGGCTTCGGGCGTCATCCCGCAGATCTCGCTCATCATGGGCCCCGCTGCCGGTGGCGCTGTCTACTCTCCCGCGTTGACCGACTTCGTGATCATGGTCGACAAGACCAGCCAGATGTTCGTCACGGGCCCGGACGTGATCAAGACCGTCACCGGCGAGGACGTCGGCATGGAGGAACTCGGCGGCGCGCACACGCACAACACGCGTTCGGGCGTCGCCCACTACCTCGCCGAAGACGAGGACGACGCGATCGACTACGCGCGCACCCTCATCGGCTTCCTGCCCGACAACAACATGTCGGATGCCCCCGGTTATGAGTCCGTCTTCGAGTTCGAGACGACTGACTCCGACCGTGTCCTGAACACGGTCATCCCGGATTCCGCGAACCAGCCGTACGACATCCACGAGGTCATCTCGCACATCGTCGACGCCGGCGACTTCCTCGAGGTCCAGCCGCTGTTCGCGCCGAACATCGTGATCGGCTTCGGTCGCATCGAAGGCCGCACGGTCGGCATCATCGCGAACCAGCCCTCCCAGATGGCCGGCACCCTGAACATCGACGCAGGCGAGAAGGCCAGCCGATTCGTGCGCTTCTGCGACGCGTTCTCGATCCCGATCCTCACCCTCGTCGACGTCCCGGGATACCTGCCGGGAACCGATCAGGAGTGGACCGGCGTCATCCGCCGCGGCGCGAAGCTCCTCTACGCGTATGCCGAGGCCACCGTTCCGCTCGTCACGGTGATCCTCCGGAAGGCCTACGGCGGCGCCTACATCGTCATGGGCTCCAAGCAGCTCGGTGCCGACATCAACCTCGCCTGGCCGACCGCCGAGATCGCCGTCATGGGTGGCCAGGGCGCGGTCAACATCCTCTACCGAGGAGAGATCAAGCGCGCCGAAGAGGCCGGCGAGGACGTCGCCGCCGTGCGCACCCGGCTCGCCAACGAGTACACGTACAACGTGGCGTCGCCATTCCTGGCCGCTGAGCGCGGCGAGCTCGACGGCATCATCGAGCCGGCGCAGACCCGCGTCGCCGTCGCAAAGGCGCTCCGCGCACTCCGCGGCAAGCGCGCGAGCCAGCCGGCCAAGAAGCACGGGAACATCCCGCTGTGA
- a CDS encoding Maf family protein, with product MRVCLASTSPARLMLLRQVGIEPSTRAPQVDEEAVIAATEAAEGRTLPPDEHVLLLARRKAADVAASLDAEGFEGIVIGGDSMFELDGEILGKPYTPDAARARWQSMRGRTGILHSGHSVFLVRRGAAPVEAHAVAAASVSFAADVTDAEIDAYVATGEPLLVAGAFTVDSLGGAFIERVEGDPSTVVGMSLSTLRRLVRELGVEWTSLWNIPGATTP from the coding sequence ATGCGCGTGTGCCTCGCCTCCACCTCCCCCGCTCGCCTCATGCTGCTTCGCCAGGTCGGCATCGAACCGTCCACCCGGGCGCCCCAGGTAGACGAGGAAGCCGTCATCGCCGCGACCGAGGCAGCAGAGGGGCGGACCCTCCCGCCCGACGAGCACGTCCTGCTGCTCGCACGACGCAAGGCAGCCGACGTCGCCGCCTCGCTCGACGCGGAAGGGTTCGAGGGGATCGTGATCGGAGGCGACTCCATGTTCGAGCTCGACGGCGAGATCCTCGGCAAGCCCTACACGCCCGACGCGGCGCGCGCGCGGTGGCAATCGATGCGCGGGCGCACCGGCATCCTGCACTCCGGCCACAGCGTCTTCCTCGTCCGCCGCGGCGCAGCGCCGGTCGAGGCACATGCGGTGGCCGCGGCATCCGTGTCCTTCGCCGCCGACGTGACGGATGCCGAGATCGACGCGTACGTGGCGACGGGCGAGCCGCTCCTGGTGGCCGGCGCCTTCACGGTCGACAGCCTCGGCGGCGCGTTCATCGAGCGGGTCGAAGGCGACCCGTCCACGGTGGTCGGGATGTCGCTGTCGACACTCCGGCGGCTGGTGCGGGAACTCGGCGTGGAATGGACATCGCTGTGGAACATTCCGGGGGCCACGACGCCTTAG
- a CDS encoding biotin carboxylase N-terminal domain-containing protein yields MPESVNTGISKVLIANRGEIAVRIIRAARDSGKASVAVYADQDRDAMHARLADEAYALGGATSAETYLSIEKILSVARRSGADAVHPGYGFLAENADFARAVIGAGLIWIGPTPEAIEALGDKVTARHVAEKVGAPLAPGTPGPVAGADEVIAFAREFGLPIAIKAAYGGGGRGLKVAREFDEVEELFESATREAITAFGRGECFVEKYLDKPRHVETQCLADAEGNVVVVSTRDCSLQRRHQKLVEEAPAPFLTPEQNEILYSASKAILKEVGYVGAGTCEFLIGADGTISFLEVNTRLQVEHPVSEEVTGIDLVREQFRIAEGGTLDYGDPEPVGHSIEFRINGEDPGRGFLPAPGDIHVFKTFGGPGVRLDSGVTAGDSVSGAFDSLLGKLIVTGRTREEALERSRRALDEFEVAGMPTVLPFHRKVVRDPAFTAESGEFGVFTRWIETEFDNDIPAWDGEAGPAAEPEGRHTVVVEVSGKRLEVSLPDRLAHSPAAVGRPVAVPPSRRSHAPNAVSGASGDAVASPMQATVVKIAVEEGQQVVKGDLVVVLEAMKMEQPIQAHKDGVVGAINAQAGTTVSAGHQLLTIS; encoded by the coding sequence ATGCCTGAGAGCGTGAACACTGGAATCTCGAAAGTGCTGATCGCCAATCGTGGCGAGATCGCGGTGCGCATCATCCGTGCCGCGCGTGACTCGGGGAAAGCGTCGGTGGCGGTCTACGCCGACCAGGACCGCGACGCGATGCACGCACGCCTCGCAGATGAGGCGTACGCGCTCGGCGGCGCGACGAGCGCGGAGACGTACCTCTCGATCGAGAAGATCCTCTCGGTCGCCCGCCGCTCCGGCGCCGACGCCGTGCACCCCGGCTACGGCTTCCTCGCCGAGAACGCCGACTTCGCCCGCGCCGTGATCGGCGCCGGTCTCATCTGGATCGGGCCGACGCCCGAGGCGATCGAGGCACTGGGCGACAAGGTCACAGCCCGGCACGTCGCCGAGAAGGTGGGCGCCCCCCTCGCCCCCGGCACGCCCGGACCCGTCGCCGGAGCCGACGAGGTCATCGCGTTCGCGCGCGAGTTCGGTCTCCCGATCGCGATCAAGGCTGCCTACGGCGGCGGTGGTCGCGGCCTCAAGGTCGCTCGCGAGTTCGACGAGGTCGAGGAGCTGTTCGAGTCCGCGACGCGCGAGGCGATCACCGCATTCGGTCGCGGCGAATGCTTCGTCGAGAAGTACCTCGACAAGCCGCGCCACGTCGAGACGCAGTGCCTGGCGGATGCCGAGGGCAACGTCGTCGTGGTCTCGACCCGCGACTGCTCGCTGCAGCGCCGCCACCAGAAGCTCGTGGAGGAGGCGCCCGCGCCGTTCCTGACCCCCGAGCAGAACGAGATCCTCTACTCCGCGTCGAAGGCCATCCTCAAGGAGGTCGGCTACGTCGGCGCAGGCACGTGCGAGTTCCTGATCGGCGCCGACGGGACGATTTCGTTCCTCGAAGTGAACACGCGCCTGCAGGTGGAGCACCCCGTCTCCGAAGAGGTCACCGGGATCGACCTCGTCCGCGAGCAGTTCCGCATCGCCGAAGGCGGCACGCTCGACTACGGCGACCCGGAGCCGGTCGGACACTCGATCGAGTTCCGCATCAACGGTGAGGACCCGGGTCGCGGCTTCCTGCCCGCGCCCGGCGACATCCACGTGTTCAAGACCTTCGGCGGCCCGGGCGTGCGTCTCGACTCCGGGGTGACCGCGGGCGACAGCGTCTCCGGCGCGTTCGACTCGCTGCTCGGCAAGCTGATCGTCACGGGCCGCACCCGCGAGGAGGCGCTCGAGCGTTCTCGCCGCGCCCTCGACGAGTTCGAGGTCGCCGGGATGCCGACGGTGCTGCCGTTCCACCGCAAGGTCGTGCGCGACCCCGCATTCACGGCGGAAAGCGGCGAGTTCGGCGTCTTCACTCGCTGGATCGAGACGGAGTTCGACAACGACATCCCCGCGTGGGACGGCGAAGCCGGTCCGGCCGCCGAACCCGAGGGCCGTCACACGGTCGTCGTCGAGGTGTCGGGCAAACGCCTCGAAGTGAGCCTGCCGGATCGTCTCGCCCACTCACCGGCCGCGGTCGGGCGTCCCGTGGCGGTTCCGCCGTCGCGTCGGTCGCACGCGCCGAACGCCGTCTCGGGCGCCAGCGGCGATGCGGTGGCGTCGCCGATGCAGGCCACCGTCGTGAAGATCGCCGTCGAGGAGGGGCAGCAGGTCGTCAAGGGCGACCTGGTCGTCGTCCTCGAAGCGATGAAGATGGAGCAGCCGATCCAGGCGCACAAGGACGGCGTCGTGGGCGCCATCAACGCTCAGGCGGGCACGACCGTGTCGGCCGGGCACCAGCTCCTCACCATCTCGTGA
- a CDS encoding response regulator transcription factor, protein MIRVALIDDHESVRLGLEAACSRTEQMRVVFSGESVAAYLDWRALTHEQPADVVVLDLMLGDGATVTENVTRLVHDGSPVIIHSVADRPAAVREALVAGAAGVVSKASRIDEVISAVDTVARGESLDNVEWASAIDGDRAFADAQLSSRERDVLRLYAAGLPLKSVAERLGVAYSTAKENITRVRVKYVDVGRPAPTKVDLLRRAMEDGLVEEESGGA, encoded by the coding sequence ATGATCCGCGTCGCCTTGATCGACGACCACGAATCCGTGCGTCTAGGGCTCGAGGCCGCCTGCAGCCGCACCGAGCAGATGCGTGTGGTCTTCTCGGGGGAGAGCGTCGCCGCCTACCTCGACTGGCGGGCGCTCACGCACGAACAGCCCGCTGACGTCGTCGTCCTCGATCTGATGCTCGGCGACGGTGCCACGGTGACCGAGAACGTGACGCGACTCGTGCACGACGGGTCGCCCGTCATCATCCACAGCGTCGCCGATCGTCCCGCCGCCGTTCGCGAGGCTCTCGTCGCCGGCGCGGCCGGCGTCGTGAGCAAGGCCTCGCGCATCGACGAGGTCATCTCGGCCGTCGACACCGTGGCGCGCGGCGAGTCGCTCGACAACGTCGAATGGGCTTCGGCGATCGACGGTGACCGCGCGTTCGCCGACGCGCAGCTGTCGTCGCGGGAGCGGGACGTGCTCCGGCTGTACGCGGCCGGGCTGCCGCTCAAGTCCGTCGCGGAACGACTCGGGGTCGCCTACTCGACGGCCAAGGAGAACATCACGCGCGTGCGTGTGAAGTACGTGGACGTGGGGCGACCTGCTCCGACGAAGGTCGACCTGCTCCGGCGTGCCATGGAGGACGGCCTGGTCGAAGAGGAGTCCGGTGGCGCCTGA
- a CDS encoding acyl-CoA carboxylase subunit epsilon: MPDDAAADAAPLRVRRGDASPEELAAVIAVVSESAAREQQTAVAHEPAVSAWRISARGVHSGLDRDAPWGRWTG; encoded by the coding sequence ATGCCCGACGACGCAGCTGCCGACGCCGCACCTCTCCGGGTGCGTCGTGGCGACGCGAGCCCAGAGGAGCTCGCCGCGGTCATCGCCGTGGTCAGCGAGTCGGCCGCCCGCGAGCAGCAGACCGCCGTCGCCCACGAACCGGCCGTCTCGGCGTGGCGGATCTCCGCCCGCGGTGTTCACAGCGGGCTGGACCGCGACGCCCCCTGGGGACGCTGGACCGGCTGA
- a CDS encoding 5-(carboxyamino)imidazole ribonucleotide synthase has protein sequence MALQVGIVGGGQLARMMIAPAVEMGIGIRVLAEQSGMSAGLAASAVGDYRDLDTVLAFAKDVDVITFDHEHVPQDVLRGLVDAGVAVHPGPDALAFAQDKIDMRTKLAELGLPQPEWAAVTDAAALDAFIAGNGGRAVVKTPRGGYDGKGVRVVSSAAEAADWLDALEEGAALLAEELVAFSRELAQQVARRPSGDLIVYPVVETVQQGGVCAEAIAPAPHSAGRLADVAAEIGEAIATGLGVTGMLAVELFQTGDERLLVNELAMRPHNSGHWTQDGSITSQFEQHLRAVLDLPLGDTALRAPHAVMVNILGGPAEGSLGDRLPAALAAHPAAKIHTYGKDPRPGRKVGHVNVVGEDLDSVVYEARAAAAYFLD, from the coding sequence ATGGCACTGCAGGTCGGAATCGTCGGAGGCGGACAGCTCGCGCGGATGATGATCGCGCCCGCCGTGGAGATGGGCATCGGTATCCGGGTCCTGGCGGAGCAGTCCGGGATGTCGGCCGGCCTCGCCGCCTCGGCTGTGGGGGACTACCGCGACCTCGATACGGTCCTCGCCTTCGCGAAGGACGTGGACGTCATCACCTTCGACCACGAACACGTGCCGCAGGACGTCCTCCGCGGCCTCGTCGATGCCGGCGTCGCCGTCCACCCCGGCCCCGATGCGCTCGCTTTCGCGCAGGACAAGATCGACATGCGCACCAAGCTCGCCGAGCTCGGTCTGCCCCAGCCGGAGTGGGCCGCGGTGACGGATGCCGCCGCCCTCGACGCGTTCATCGCCGGCAACGGCGGTCGCGCCGTCGTGAAGACTCCGCGCGGCGGGTACGACGGCAAGGGCGTCCGCGTCGTGTCGAGCGCCGCGGAAGCCGCCGACTGGCTCGATGCTCTCGAGGAGGGCGCCGCCCTGCTTGCGGAAGAGCTCGTGGCGTTCAGTCGCGAACTCGCCCAGCAGGTCGCGCGACGCCCCTCGGGCGACCTCATCGTGTATCCGGTGGTGGAGACCGTCCAGCAGGGCGGGGTGTGTGCCGAGGCGATCGCTCCCGCGCCCCACTCCGCCGGTCGCCTGGCGGACGTCGCCGCCGAGATCGGCGAGGCGATCGCGACCGGCCTCGGCGTGACGGGGATGCTCGCCGTCGAACTCTTCCAGACCGGCGACGAACGCCTGTTGGTCAACGAGCTGGCGATGCGCCCGCACAACAGCGGGCATTGGACGCAGGACGGCTCGATCACCAGTCAGTTCGAGCAGCACCTGCGCGCGGTCCTCGATCTGCCTCTCGGCGACACGGCGCTGCGCGCCCCGCACGCCGTCATGGTGAACATCCTCGGCGGTCCCGCGGAGGGGTCGCTCGGCGACCGGCTTCCGGCCGCCCTGGCGGCGCACCCCGCGGCGAAGATCCACACGTACGGCAAGGACCCGCGGCCCGGACGCAAGGTGGGTCACGTCAACGTCGTGGGTGAGGACCTCGACTCCGTGGTCTACGAGGCGCGAGCAGCGGCGGCGTACTTCCTCGATTGA